Proteins encoded by one window of Salirhabdus salicampi:
- a CDS encoding superoxide dismutase encodes MTPQTSQYLKALLNWADEVEEKINQTSMLMDYENWMKQFHMWKKEIIGMIETKEFIPDEEVKAIKEKGEKMIESLLQYHNKSNTTNEEYDNRTEAGNHKLPPLPYAYNALEPYIAEEIMRLHHDEHHKSYVEGLNRAEKMIEKWSKSQNEHMLKHWMREQSFNGSGHFLHTIFWENMSPKGGGEPEGKLLQQIKKDFGSYTKFKKLFTSAAKSVEGPGWALLLWEIPSRKLVIQMTEKHNMYALWNTVPLLVLDVWEHAYYLQYKTDKGQYIDNWWNVVNWKDVASRYSRV; translated from the coding sequence ATGACACCACAAACGAGCCAATACTTAAAAGCGTTACTAAATTGGGCAGACGAAGTGGAAGAAAAAATAAATCAAACGTCAATGTTAATGGATTATGAAAATTGGATGAAACAGTTTCATATGTGGAAAAAAGAGATTATAGGTATGATAGAAACAAAAGAGTTTATACCTGACGAAGAGGTAAAAGCCATTAAAGAAAAAGGGGAAAAGATGATTGAAAGCTTGCTGCAATATCATAACAAATCTAACACAACAAACGAAGAATATGACAATCGCACCGAGGCGGGGAACCATAAACTTCCTCCACTGCCATATGCGTATAATGCACTTGAGCCGTATATTGCAGAGGAAATCATGCGCCTTCACCACGATGAACATCATAAAAGTTATGTTGAGGGATTAAACCGTGCGGAAAAAATGATTGAAAAATGGAGTAAATCACAGAATGAACATATGTTAAAACATTGGATGCGTGAACAGTCTTTCAATGGATCGGGCCATTTCTTGCACACGATATTTTGGGAAAACATGTCACCTAAAGGAGGAGGAGAGCCGGAGGGGAAACTGTTACAACAAATAAAGAAAGACTTTGGTAGTTATACGAAATTCAAAAAGCTGTTTACAAGTGCTGCGAAGTCGGTGGAAGGCCCAGGGTGGGCTTTACTTCTTTGGGAAATTCCCTCTCGTAAGCTAGTGATTCAGATGACAGAAAAACACAATATGTACGCGTTATGGAATACCGTTCCTTTATTAGTTTTAGATGTATGGGAACATGCCTATTATCTACAATATAAGACGGATAAAGGGCAATATATTGACAATTGGTGGAACGTTGTTAATTGGAAAGATGTAGCGAGCCGATACAGTCGTGTATAA
- a CDS encoding peptidylprolyl isomerase produces the protein MAKYGTIEMENGAVLKVKFFDQDAPNTVANFEKLANEGFYNGLNFHRVIPGFVAQGGCPTGTGTGGAGYTIKCETEGNPNKHVAGALSMAHAGKDTGSSQFFIVHEPQPHLDGVHTVFGQVEEGLEHVYDIKVGDKMKEVKVWEE, from the coding sequence ATGGCAAAATACGGAACAATTGAAATGGAAAACGGTGCAGTTTTGAAAGTGAAGTTTTTTGATCAAGACGCTCCAAATACTGTAGCAAACTTCGAAAAACTAGCGAATGAAGGCTTTTATAATGGGTTAAACTTCCATCGTGTAATCCCAGGCTTCGTTGCCCAAGGTGGATGTCCAACAGGAACAGGAACAGGTGGTGCTGGTTACACAATTAAGTGTGAAACAGAAGGCAACCCGAATAAACATGTTGCAGGAGCATTATCAATGGCCCATGCAGGTAAAGATACAGGAAGCAGTCAGTTTTTTATCGTCCATGAGCCACAACCTCATTTGGACGGAGTCCACACTGTCTTTGGTCAAGTTGAGGAAGGATTAGAGCACGTATATGATATAAAAGTAGGCGACAAAATGAAGGAAGTAAAGGTGTGGGAAGAGTAA
- a CDS encoding segregation/condensation protein A, whose translation MGTKYEVKIDAFEGPLDLLLHLINRYEIDIYDIPVAEITEQYMAYIQTMQQLELDVASEYLVMAATLIALKSQMLLPNQEVDVEDDDYEEDPREELIQRLIQYRKFKGAAEQLKERELDKNQIYTRPPANLEQYMSEPSTVQNFGEVSMFDLLSALQKLFQRKKWEQPLETRIHKQEIPIDQRMEQILNLVKESSGGVSFQQLFPYKVKSHIVVTFISILELMKSRKVMCQQDENFADIILYQMKEHD comes from the coding sequence ATGGGGACTAAGTATGAAGTAAAAATTGATGCTTTTGAAGGCCCGTTAGATTTATTGCTTCATCTCATTAACCGCTATGAAATTGACATATATGATATCCCTGTTGCTGAGATAACAGAGCAGTACATGGCATATATTCAAACAATGCAACAGCTTGAATTAGATGTTGCAAGTGAATATTTAGTAATGGCTGCTACGCTCATCGCATTAAAGAGTCAGATGCTATTACCCAATCAAGAGGTTGATGTCGAAGACGATGATTATGAAGAAGATCCGAGAGAGGAATTAATTCAAAGACTAATTCAATATCGTAAGTTTAAAGGGGCTGCAGAACAGTTAAAGGAACGTGAATTGGATAAAAATCAAATCTATACACGTCCGCCTGCAAATTTAGAACAATATATGTCTGAACCTTCTACTGTACAAAACTTCGGTGAAGTGAGTATGTTCGATTTGTTAAGTGCACTACAAAAGTTATTTCAACGTAAAAAATGGGAACAACCATTGGAAACTCGGATACATAAACAAGAGATTCCAATTGACCAACGGATGGAGCAAATTTTGAACTTAGTGAAAGAATCATCAGGAGGAGTTTCTTTTCAGCAATTGTTTCCATACAAAGTGAAGTCCCATATTGTTGTCACATTCATTTCCATTTTAGAGTTAATGAAATCAAGAAAAGTCATGTGCCAGCAGGATGAAAACTTTGCAGATATTATATTGTATCAAATGAAGGAGCATGATTGA
- a CDS encoding DUF3907 family protein: MSNTVVQSQMEEIKPYLRKTVDHLTEYLNEHSLQQLASELDDLDQDYYKQVLKSLRRLEVFCEEAMETVHVLLKSNPFRKQAAEKTLYGIYHKCVLEFFSPKDDVWYEDSRAAYTGRNSIRFHRNPPQSIINLMKQLEPDFQQMRENLDYYETDYQTKIVTDQKREASS, encoded by the coding sequence GTGAGCAATACGGTTGTTCAATCCCAAATGGAAGAAATAAAACCGTATTTACGGAAAACCGTAGATCATTTAACGGAATATTTAAACGAACATTCATTACAGCAATTAGCGAGTGAATTAGACGATTTAGATCAAGATTATTATAAACAAGTGTTAAAGTCATTACGACGGTTAGAGGTGTTTTGTGAAGAGGCAATGGAGACCGTCCACGTTTTATTGAAGTCAAATCCATTTCGTAAACAAGCAGCTGAAAAGACGTTATATGGTATTTATCATAAGTGTGTTTTAGAATTTTTCTCACCAAAGGATGACGTTTGGTATGAAGATAGCAGGGCCGCTTATACAGGTCGAAATTCTATTCGATTTCATCGAAATCCTCCACAATCCATTATCAACCTGATGAAACAGCTTGAACCTGATTTTCAGCAAATGAGGGAAAATTTGGATTACTATGAAACGGATTATCAAACGAAAATAGTGACTGACCAGAAAAGGGAAGCCTCATCCTAG
- a CDS encoding DUF309 domain-containing protein, translating to MYDKAYIEYLVHFHGTRDYFECHEILEDRWKEELPLDRESIWVAFIQLAVSLYHHRRGNINGALRLIKKAKQKFIKHEKIIEQYGLDKQKLLLILDQTEEDIMNGNPYKSVFLPIKDEKLMTAVEAKCKELGCSFSTKSDLNNPQLIHRHKLRHK from the coding sequence ATGTACGATAAAGCTTACATAGAATATCTCGTTCATTTTCACGGGACGAGGGATTATTTCGAATGTCATGAAATACTTGAAGACCGATGGAAAGAAGAGCTACCACTGGATCGTGAATCAATTTGGGTCGCGTTCATTCAGTTAGCCGTTAGTTTATACCATCATCGGCGTGGGAATATTAACGGCGCTTTACGTTTAATAAAAAAAGCAAAACAAAAATTTATAAAACATGAAAAGATCATTGAACAATATGGCTTAGATAAACAAAAACTTCTTCTCATACTGGATCAAACAGAAGAGGATATCATGAATGGAAATCCGTACAAAAGTGTTTTTTTACCTATTAAAGATGAGAAGCTCATGACCGCCGTGGAAGCAAAATGCAAGGAACTTGGATGTTCTTTCTCTACGAAAAGTGACTTAAACAATCCTCAACTAATCCATCGGCATAAACTGCGCCATAAATAA
- a CDS encoding GNAT family N-acetyltransferase, protein MLIRYKKSFEKIAMGLLSFMPDEKDVKKLQQTIKEYEENPNWQLYLWKEEDILGAVGIRLEEENKVVIQHITVNPSHRNHGIGRKMIDKLHTLYKDQYVICANEKTESFVHKCTNV, encoded by the coding sequence ATGTTAATTCGATATAAAAAGAGTTTCGAAAAAATTGCTATGGGTTTATTGTCCTTTATGCCTGATGAAAAAGATGTGAAAAAGCTTCAACAAACGATAAAGGAATATGAAGAAAACCCAAATTGGCAGCTTTATTTGTGGAAAGAAGAAGATATTCTAGGTGCTGTCGGTATTCGCTTAGAGGAAGAAAATAAAGTTGTCATCCAACATATTACCGTAAATCCATCTCACCGCAATCACGGAATTGGTCGAAAGATGATTGATAAACTTCATACTTTGTATAAAGATCAATATGTTATTTGTGCTAATGAAAAAACCGAATCGTTTGTTCACAAGTGTACGAACGTATAA
- a CDS encoding YjcZ family sporulation protein, with translation MSTGTYGGGFALIVVLFILLIIVGATWGYGGY, from the coding sequence ATGTCAACAGGAACTTACGGTGGCGGTTTTGCGTTAATCGTTGTTTTATTCATTTTGCTTATCATTGTAGGTGCTACTTGGGGTTACGGCGGCTATTAA
- the scpB gene encoding SMC-Scp complex subunit ScpB: MELKQLKSVTEGLLFASGEEGLTKKLLANILEIDVSTVEMIINELKYDYEHEHRGITIMQAEDVFHLTTKPEHASYYERLVQTPTSSRLSQAALETLAIIAYNQPITKLEIDEIRGVKSDRPVQTLVGRALIQESGRKDTSGRPILYTTTTEFLTYFGLTSIEDLPPLPEDIMEDSIEEEADLFFEKMKEKES, from the coding sequence ATGGAATTAAAGCAATTAAAATCTGTTACAGAAGGTTTGCTGTTTGCATCAGGAGAAGAAGGACTAACGAAAAAATTGTTAGCCAATATCTTGGAGATTGATGTTTCAACGGTAGAAATGATTATAAATGAATTAAAATATGATTACGAACATGAACATAGGGGTATAACGATAATGCAGGCAGAAGATGTGTTTCACTTAACGACAAAACCGGAGCACGCATCTTATTACGAACGACTTGTACAAACCCCAACTTCATCCCGGCTTTCACAGGCAGCTTTGGAAACGTTGGCGATTATTGCATACAACCAACCGATTACAAAACTGGAAATTGATGAAATAAGAGGGGTGAAAAGTGATCGTCCTGTTCAAACACTGGTCGGTAGAGCGCTGATACAAGAGTCAGGGCGAAAAGATACGAGTGGACGACCAATTTTATATACAACAACGACAGAATTTTTAACATACTTTGGTCTCACATCTATCGAAGACCTACCACCACTACCTGAAGACATCATGGAAGATAGCATAGAAGAAGAAGCAGATTTATTCTTTGAGAAAATGAAAGAGAAAGAATCATAG